A single window of Achromobacter xylosoxidans DNA harbors:
- a CDS encoding ABC transporter permease, which yields MSHVPPALSGAPAPAAARAARPSYEALRAFARNPGALIGLLLLAAILAVVLIGPLVMPADPFEIASAPMEPPGGELLLGSDYLGRDVLTGMIHGGRATLLVGVVAAVLSMAIGITVGALAGYYGGWVDETLMRITEFFQVLPALLFAMVLVTLFSPSLGTIAVAIGVVSWTATARLARGEFLSLKRREYVLAERVIGSSNARIIWRVILPNALAPLIVSATLAIGTAILFEAGLSFLGLGDPNVMSWGLMIGSNRPYILTAWWAVTLPGAAIFLTVLAVSLIGDGLNDALNPKLASKRRS from the coding sequence ATGAGCCACGTTCCTCCCGCCTTGTCCGGCGCGCCCGCGCCGGCGGCCGCCCGTGCGGCGCGACCATCGTACGAAGCGCTGCGCGCTTTCGCCCGCAATCCGGGCGCGCTGATCGGCTTGCTGTTGCTGGCCGCCATCCTGGCGGTGGTGCTGATCGGCCCCCTGGTGATGCCGGCCGATCCGTTCGAGATCGCCAGCGCGCCCATGGAGCCGCCCGGCGGCGAACTGCTGCTGGGCTCGGACTACCTGGGCCGCGACGTGCTGACCGGCATGATCCATGGCGGCCGCGCCACCTTGCTGGTCGGCGTGGTGGCGGCGGTGCTGTCGATGGCCATCGGCATCACCGTGGGCGCGCTGGCCGGCTACTACGGCGGCTGGGTCGATGAAACGCTGATGCGCATCACCGAGTTCTTCCAGGTGCTGCCGGCGCTGTTGTTCGCGATGGTGCTGGTGACGCTGTTTTCGCCGTCGCTGGGCACCATCGCCGTGGCCATCGGCGTGGTCAGCTGGACCGCCACCGCGCGCCTGGCGCGCGGGGAATTCCTGAGCCTGAAGCGGCGCGAGTACGTGCTGGCCGAAAGAGTGATCGGCTCCAGCAACGCGCGCATCATCTGGCGCGTGATCCTGCCCAACGCGCTGGCGCCGCTGATCGTCTCGGCCACGCTGGCCATCGGCACCGCCATCCTGTTCGAGGCGGGCCTGTCGTTCCTGGGGCTGGGCGATCCCAACGTGATGAGCTGGGGGCTGATGATCGGCAGCAACCGCCCCTACATCCTGACCGCCTGGTGGGCGGTGACCCTGCCGGGCGCGGCCATCTTCCTGACCGTGCTGGCGGTCAGCCTGATCGGCGACGGCCTGAACGATGCCCTCAATCCCAAGCTGGCCAGCAAACGGAGAAGCTGA